Proteins from a genomic interval of Vreelandella profundi:
- a CDS encoding NIPSNAP family protein, translated as MIYDLRTYTCRPGTIKKHMKLYEDYGWDVQSKHLGYPVVYGAVETGNVNSYVHVWMYKDADDRAAKRRALQADPEWATYLAKSAEAGYLVNQENTILNAAPFFDPFNSLVNSPR; from the coding sequence ATGATTTATGATCTAAGAACCTATACTTGCCGCCCCGGTACAATTAAAAAGCATATGAAATTATATGAGGATTATGGTTGGGACGTTCAATCTAAGCATTTGGGTTATCCGGTTGTTTATGGTGCTGTTGAAACGGGAAACGTGAACTCCTATGTTCACGTCTGGATGTATAAAGATGCAGACGATCGGGCTGCCAAACGCCGCGCTCTTCAGGCTGATCCAGAGTGGGCAACGTATCTTGCAAAAAGTGCCGAGGCTGGTTATTTGGTCAATCAAGAAAATACAATCTTGAACGCGGCACCCTTTTTCGATCCTTTTAATAGTCTGGTCAATAGCCCCCGCTAG
- a CDS encoding TRAP transporter small permease — MNKLDIAIGHVLRGIAILCLSALFILLFVNVFARGFQLASFAWLDEVVQGLFAWMVFMGSAALWREGSHFRVDWLEKTLSQRYAAPVLKMLIALLSVVFFLTMTWYGWRLTEKSSALTPVLNLPIGLFYVSIPIAGVLMSAYSLRDVFIALKEIKTNSINCEKELLNDL; from the coding sequence ATCCTGTGTTTATCCGCTTTATTCATTCTTCTCTTTGTGAATGTTTTTGCGCGCGGCTTTCAGCTTGCAAGCTTTGCTTGGCTGGATGAAGTAGTGCAAGGCTTATTTGCCTGGATGGTTTTTATGGGCTCCGCTGCTTTATGGAGAGAGGGGTCTCACTTTAGAGTAGATTGGCTCGAAAAAACCTTAAGCCAACGATACGCTGCGCCAGTACTTAAAATGTTGATAGCTTTATTATCCGTAGTGTTTTTTCTAACGATGACATGGTATGGCTGGCGGCTTACAGAAAAAAGCAGCGCATTAACTCCGGTTTTAAATTTACCCATTGGACTTTTTTACGTATCAATCCCCATTGCCGGTGTGTTAATGAGTGCTTACTCGCTTAGAGATGTCTTTATAGCATTGAAAGAAATAAAAACTAATTCTATTAACTGTGAAAAGGAGCTACTAAATGATTTATGA